Proteins co-encoded in one Malus sylvestris chromosome 7, drMalSylv7.2, whole genome shotgun sequence genomic window:
- the LOC126630824 gene encoding uncharacterized protein LOC126630824 isoform X1 yields MRTLAFKLVTYSKYYRTRNPVRNAPSRNFSTYNGRDELSLEVEAERKLGWMLKLIFAGTATCVAYNIMPYMGDTLLQQSVSLLTVKDPLFKRMGASRLAQFAVDDERRMKIVEMGGARELVNMLGGAKDDRTRKEALKALSALSPSADKALGALHQAGAISVIRSSPDSLENAEIEKYKSSLLRRFQDLRYDFPTADVSRSLNS; encoded by the exons ATGCGCACGTTAGCATTCAAGCTCGTCACT TATTCAAAGTATTACCGTACAAGAAACCCGGTGCGCAATGCGCCTTCCCGAAATTTCTCAACTTACAATGGAAGAG ATGAGCTCTCTCTTGAAGTGGAAGCTGAAAGAAAACTTGGGTGGATGTTGAAACTGATATTTGCTGGGACTGCGACTTGCGTAGCTTACAACATAATGCCTTATATGG GTGATACTTTGTTGCAACAGTCCGTGTCGTTGTTGACAGTCAAGGATCCGTTGTTTAAGAGAATGGGGGCTTCTCGATTAGCTCAGTTTGCGGTTGATG ATGAAAGGAGGATGAAAATAGTGGAGATGGGTGGTGCTCGAGAGCTGGTGAATATGTTGGGCGGTGCTAAAGATGACCGCACAAgaaaggaggctttgaaagCTCTTTCTGCTCTGTCACCTTCAG CAGATAAAGCTCTTGGAGCTTTACATCAGGCTGGGGCAATCTCGGTTATCAGATCTAGCCCGGATTCCCTGGAGAATGCTGAAATTGAGAAATACAAGTCAAGCTTACTCAGAAGATTCCAAGATCTGAGGTACGATTTTCCAACCGCAGATGTTTCAAGGTCTTTAAACTCTTAA
- the LOC126630824 gene encoding uncharacterized protein LOC126630824 isoform X2, with translation MRTLAFKLVTYSKYYRTRNPVRNAPSRNFSTYNGRDELSLEVEAERKLGWMLKLIFAGTATCVAYNIMPYMGDTLLQQSVSLLTVKDPLFKRMGASRLAQFAVDDERRMKIVEMGGARELVNMLGGAKDDRTRKEALKALSALSPSDKALGALHQAGAISVIRSSPDSLENAEIEKYKSSLLRRFQDLRYDFPTADVSRSLNS, from the exons ATGCGCACGTTAGCATTCAAGCTCGTCACT TATTCAAAGTATTACCGTACAAGAAACCCGGTGCGCAATGCGCCTTCCCGAAATTTCTCAACTTACAATGGAAGAG ATGAGCTCTCTCTTGAAGTGGAAGCTGAAAGAAAACTTGGGTGGATGTTGAAACTGATATTTGCTGGGACTGCGACTTGCGTAGCTTACAACATAATGCCTTATATGG GTGATACTTTGTTGCAACAGTCCGTGTCGTTGTTGACAGTCAAGGATCCGTTGTTTAAGAGAATGGGGGCTTCTCGATTAGCTCAGTTTGCGGTTGATG ATGAAAGGAGGATGAAAATAGTGGAGATGGGTGGTGCTCGAGAGCTGGTGAATATGTTGGGCGGTGCTAAAGATGACCGCACAAgaaaggaggctttgaaagCTCTTTCTGCTCTGTCACCTTCAG ATAAAGCTCTTGGAGCTTTACATCAGGCTGGGGCAATCTCGGTTATCAGATCTAGCCCGGATTCCCTGGAGAATGCTGAAATTGAGAAATACAAGTCAAGCTTACTCAGAAGATTCCAAGATCTGAGGTACGATTTTCCAACCGCAGATGTTTCAAGGTCTTTAAACTCTTAA
- the LOC126630822 gene encoding ribosome biogenesis protein NOP53-like: protein MGKKAKTSRKGKKAWRANISTDDIHDFFEQSTKDALSGGSLASAPAESLFFEDKSKDLSVKRKIEKHRQKVLHVESMLQKNPFVQPVPSSTLKKSKKAHKKVPELIDESEWSPERSVSSSGMADLWGYTGDDNKKTKKTRKPSIIPAVEVEPPGSSFNPTFESHQETLAHAVAEEMGKVYKKELGPQPVPLTVPGEAVDEEEMYFLEADEGSDDNMNPENLDENGDAASEKMPLKTKRVTTVVLNKRARRKEQLKKEAETRQAKQLSKEIDGLPDIIQEIAKEDEERHKRHLRRVVAKQEKLKSCPPRLGKHKFEPAPVQVLLTEEISGSIRKLKGCCTLVNDRFKSLEKRGLIPPKANKRK from the exons ATGGGGAAGAAGGCCAAGACCTCCAGGAAGGGGAAGAAGGCATGGAGGGCCAACATCAGCACCGATGACATCCACGATTTCTTCGAGCAGTCCACCAAGGACGCCCTCTCCGGCGGCTCTCTCGCCTCCGCCCCCGCCGAGTCCCTCTTCTTCGAAGACAAGTCCAAAG ATCTTTCggtgaagaggaagattgaaaAGCACAGACAGAAAGTACTCCATGTTGAGAGCATGCTACAGAAAAACCCATTTGTACAACCAGTGCCTTCTTCAACTCTGAAGAAATCTAAGAAAGCACATAAAAAGGTTCCAGAACTAATAGATGAATCTGAATGGAGTCCTGAG CGTTCTGTCTCATCTTCTGGCATGGCTGACTTATGGGGCTATACAG GTGATGACAACAAAAAAACCAAGAAG acGAGGAAGCCATCAATTATTCCTGCTGTAGAAGTTGAGCCTCCAGGATCCTCATTCAATCCCACATTTGAAAGTCATCAG GAAACATTGGCTCATGCTGTTGCAGAAGAAATGGGGAAAGTCTATAAAAAAGAGCTTGGACCTCAACCAGTTCCTCTAACTGTTCCTGGAGAGGCTGTTGACGAAGAAGAA ATGTATTTTCTTGAGGCAGATGAAGGCAGTGATGACAATATGAATCCAGAAAATTTGGATGAGAATGGGGATGCTGCATCCGAGAAAAT GCCtttaaaaacaaagagggtGACAACAGTTGTATTAAATAAGAGAGCTAGGCGTAAAGAACAGCTTAAAAAGGAAGCAGAAACGAGACAGGCGAAGCAGCTTTCCAAAGAAATTGATGG CTTACCAGATATCATTCAAGAAATAGCGAAAGAGGACGAGGAGAGGCATAAAAGACATCTTCGACGAGTTGTAGCTAAACAAGAAAAACTCAAGTCATGTCCCCCACGATTGGGGAAGCATAA GTTCGAGCCTGCCCCAGTTCAAGTCCTCTTGACTGAAGAGATATCAGGATCCATCCGGAAGCTTAAG GGTTGTTGCACCCTTGTCAATGATAGGTTCAAGAGCCTCGAAAAAAGAGGACTAATCCCGCCAAAAGCGAACAAAAG GAAATAG
- the LOC126630821 gene encoding amino acid transporter AVT6C-like: MSPAAEAHVPLLQDRKPVRRGSVSGAVFNVSTSIIGAGIMSIPATLKVLGVIPAFVLIVIIALLADVSVEFLMRFTHSGESTTYSGVMRESFGQAGSVATQICVMITNLGCLIMYQIIIGDVLSGNGAAGVGHSGVLQEWFGVHWWNSREIALLFTLIFIFLPLVLLRRVESLRFSSAISVLLAVVFVGISSAMAIYAIFEGKVNTPRLLPSLGKQTSFFDLFTAVPVIVTAFTFHFNVHPIGFELGKPSDMISAVRISLVLCAAIYFSIGLFGYLLFGDAIVADILVNFDRSSDSAMGAVLNDAVRLSYALHLMLVFPLLNFSLRVNLDELLFPQKPLLAADSRRFVLLTLGLLVFSYLAAIAFPNIWYIFQFLGSTSAVCLAFIFPGAIVLRDVHGISTGKDRIMATVMVVLAVVTSAVAISTNLYNFFGNKS; this comes from the exons ATGTCGCCGGCAGCCGAAGCCCACGTGCCACTGCTGCAGGACAGAAAGCCGGTGAGGCGGGGGTCTGTTTCAGGGGCGGTGTTCAACGTGTCCACGAGCATAATTGGTGCCGGAATCATGTCCATACCGGCCACTCTCAAGGTGCTTGGTGTGATACCGGCTTTTGTGCTTATTGTGATAATTGCTTTGCTGGCTGACGTCTCGGTGGAGTTCCTGATGAGGTTCACGCATTCCGGCGAGTCCACGACGTATTCCGGCGTCATGAGGGAGTCCTTTGGGCAGGCGGGATCGGTTGCCACACAGATATGTGTCATGATTACTAATCTTGGGTGCTTAATTATGTACCAGATTATAATTG ggGATGTTCTATCTGGAAATGGGGCTGCCGGAGTAGGGCATTCCGGTGTTCTGCAAGAGTGGTTTGGAGTCCATTGGTGGAACTCACGTGAAATTGCCCTCCTATTCACGCTTATTTTCATCTTCCTGCCACTGGTTTTGTTAAGGCGAGTAG AGTCTCTGAGGTTCAGTTCAGCCATATCAGTTCTTCTTGCTGTGGTTTTTGTTGGCATAAGTTCTGCCATGGCGATCTATGCAATCTTTGAAGGGAAAGTCAACACCCCAAGATTGTTACCAAGCTTGGGCAAACAAACCTCCTTCTTTGACCTTTTCACTGCTGTTCCAGTCATTGTTACAGCCTTCACTTTTCACTTCAACG TTCACCCAATTGGCTTCGAGCTTGGTAAGCCGTCTGATATGATATCAGCGGTCAGGATTTCACTGGTGCTCTGTGCAGCCATCTACTTCTCCATTGGACTGTTTGGGTACCTTTTGTTTGGGGATGCAATCGTGGCTGACATACTTGTGAATTTTGACAGAAGCTCAGATTCAGCAATGGGGGCAGTGCTGAATGATGCGGTCAGATTAAGCTATGCCCTCCATCTGATGTTGGTTTTTCCTCTCTTGAACTTTTCTCTGAGGGTAAATTTGGATGAACTGCTTTTCCCTCAAAAGCCGCTTTTGGCCGCAGATAGTAGGAGATTTGTGCTCCTCACTCTTGGCCTGCTGGTTTTCTCTTACCTGGCTGCGATTGCCTTCCCAAACATTTGGTacatttttcagtttttgggATCAACTTCTGCTGTCTGCCTTGCCTTCATTTTCCCTGGTGCGATTGTTCTACG GGATGTACATGGCATATCTACAGGAAAGGACAGGATCATGGCAACTGTGATGGTAGTCCTGGCAGTTGTAACAAGTGCAGTTGCCATTTCCACCAATTTATATAACTTTTTTGGGAACAAGTCCTAg
- the LOC126630819 gene encoding putative pentatricopeptide repeat-containing protein At1g56570: protein MGLAVKLGFPQPAYPLVLPASTSKDKSKNSTLIQSSPTTQKPNGSKFPSLVSVDETRKRFQIQPLIDILYGCEDMGSVGKVKSVHGLVLKSELSDRDLLVVLNHVANAYSKCLDFDTARRVFDEMPLRNIFSWTVMIVGSTESGLFLDGFKFFCDMVDSGILPDKFAYSAVVQTCIGLDCIELGEMVHAQVVVRGFASDTFVSTTLLNMYAKFGMVENSCRMFNTMTEHNKVSWNAMISGLTSNGLHSEAFDQFVRMQKEGIKPNLYTLISVSKAVGKLGNVDKSKIVHSYASGLGMESSVLVGTALIDMYSKCKSVSDARSVFDLNFTSCKTNPPWNAMISGYSQSGHSQEALELFVRMCVNNIQPDKYTYCSVFNAMAALKCMRLGKEIHGMVLKSGVEMKVTSISNAIANAYAKCGLLKDVQKVFDRIEERDLVSWTTLVTACSQCFEWEDALIVFSKLREEGFTPNEFTISSVLVACASLCFLEYGQQVHGLLCKAGLDSEKCIESALIDMYAKCGNIDEAQEVFERISEPDTVSWTAIISGYAQHGLVEDALELFKIMEQMGVKANDVTLLCVLFACSHCGMVDEGHYHFHQMEKSYGVVPKMEHYACIVDLLGRVGRLNDAMEFIERMPIEPDEMVWQTLLGACRVHENVELGEIAAEKILSVTPESSATYVLLYNTYIRTGSYEDGLSLRDVMKDRGVKKEPGCSWISVNGRIHKFYAGDQRHPEKHDIYANLEELRAKLKSMGYIPDLRNVLQDVNLVEKRGMHG from the exons ATGGGTCTCGCTGTTAAATTGGGCTTTCCTCAACCTGCTTATCCTCTGGTTCTTCCCGCCTCAACTTCCAAAGACAAA AGTAAAAATTCAACATTAATTCAATCATCTCCAACAACCCAGAAACCCAATGGAAGCAAATTTCCGAGCTTAGTTTCTGTTGATGAAACTCGGAAAAGGTTTCAAATTCAACCCTTAATTGATATCCTTTATGGTTGTGAGGACATGGGTTCTGTAGGAAAAGTTAAATCTGTTCATGGGTTGGTATTAAAATCCGAGCTTTCGGACAGGGACTTGCTGGTGGTGTTGAACCATGTTGCCAATGCTTATTCGAAATGCTTGGATTTTGACACAGCTCGTcgagtgtttgatgaaatgccgCTGAGGAACATATTCTCTTGGACAGTCATGATTGTTGGGTCGACAGAGAGTGGGTTGTTTCTTGATGGGTTTAAGTTCTTTTGTGATATGGTGGATAGTGGAATTTTACCAGACAAGTTTGCGTATTCAGCGGTTGTGCAGACATGCATTGGGTTAGATTGTATCGAATTGGGCGAAATGGTGCATGCCCAGGTTGTTGTAAGAGGCTTTGCGTCTGATACTTTTGTAAGTACAACTCTTCTTAACATGTATGCAAAGTTCGGAATGGTTGAGAATTCGTGTAGGATGTTTAATACCATGACTGAACATAATAAAGTCTCCTGGAATGCAATGATTTCTGGGTTAACATCAAATGGCCTTCATTCTgaagcatttgatcaatttgTAAGAATGCAGAAAGAAGGaattaaaccaaatttgtaTACACTCATCAGTGTCTCGAAAGCAGTCGGGAAGTTAGGTAATGTTGACAAGAGCAAAATTGTTCACAGTTATGCATCTGGATTGGGCATGGAGTCTAGTGTTCTTGTGGGAACTGCTCTTATCGATATGTACTCCAAATGCAAGTCTGTGTCTGATGCAAGATCTGTTTTTGACTTGAATTTCACCAGTTGTAAAACCAATCCACCATGGAATGCAATGATATCTGGTTATTCACAGTCAGGTCACAGCCAAGAAGCATTGGAGCTCTTTGTGAGAATGTGCGTAAACAATATACAACCAGACAAATACACTTACTGCAGTGTCTTCAATGCAATGGCTGCTTTGAAATGTATGCGTTTGGGAAAGGAAATTCATGGGATGGTTTTGAAGTCTGGGGTGGAAATGAAGGTTACAAGCATCTCCAATGCAATTGCCAATGCATATGCCAAATGTGGGTTGCTCAAAGATGTACAGAAGGTCTTTGACAGGatagaagagagagatttagtGTCTTGGACAACACTGGTGACTGCTTGTTCACAATGTTTTGAATGGGAGGATGCACTGATAGTCTTCTCAAAGTTGAGAGAAGAAGGCTTTACACCGAACGAGTTTACCATTTCTAGTGTGCTTGTTGCATGTGCCAGCCTTTGTTTCCTGGAGTATGGTCAGCAAGTCCATGGCCTCCTTTGCAAGGCTGGCTTGGACTCGGAAAAGTGTATAGAAAGTGCTCTAATTGATATGTATGCCAAGTGCGGTAATATAGACGAGGCTCAAGAGGTCTTTGAGAGGATTTCTGAACCAGATACAGTGTCGTGGACTGCTATTATATCAGGCTATGCTCAACATGGGCTTGTGGAGGATGCTCTTGAACTCTTTAAGATAATGGAGCAGATGGGTGTGAAGGCCAATGATGTGACGCTATTGTGTGTTCTGTTTGCATGCAGCCACTGTGGTATGGTAGATGAAGGCCACTATCATTTTCATCAAATGGAAAAATCATATGGGGTGGTGCCAAAGATGGAACATTATGCTTGTATTGTTGATCTCTTAGGTCGTGTAGGCCGTCTTAATGATGCAATGGAGTTCATAGAAAGAATGCCAATTGAGCCCGACGAAATGGTTTGGCAGACTTTGTTGGGAGCATGTAGGGTACATGAAAATGTTGAGTTGGGGGAGATTGCAGCTGAGAAGATTCTTTCGGTTACACCAGAATCCTCAGCTACCTATGTTCTTCTGTACAACACCTATATCAGGACAGGGAGTTATGAAGATGGACTTAGTCTGAGAGATGTGATGAAAGACCGAGGCGTGAAGAAGGAACCAGGTTGTAGTTGGATTTCTGTGAATGGTAGAATCCACAAATTTTATGCAGGGGATCAACGACATCCAGAAAAGCATGATATTTATGCAAATTTAGAAGAGCTGAGAGCGAAGCTTAAATCCATGGGTtacattccagatttgcgtaATGTATTGCAAGATGTGAATTTGGTAGAAAAAAGGGGGATGCATGGATGA